The proteins below are encoded in one region of Juglans microcarpa x Juglans regia isolate MS1-56 chromosome 4D, Jm3101_v1.0, whole genome shotgun sequence:
- the LOC121261588 gene encoding 50S ribosomal protein L7/L12 — MRYLRFISHIQKSFRQNPIPNFPPTTNPNILALIQSKTSSSRSSCLLNSKRGCTSSVQESKSAPSERVSEIVDELMGLTLLEVSDLVEVLREKLGVTEMPTMMVMMPGMVPGALKGAAGKGGATPKAEEKAEKTVFDVKLEGFEAAAKIKVIKEVRTFTDLGLKEAKDLVEKSPTLLKKGVTKDEAEKIIAKLKEIGAKVSME, encoded by the coding sequence atgagGTATTTACGATTCATTTCccatattcaaaaatcatttcgCCAAAACCCTATCCCCAATTTCCCTCCAACCACTAACCCTAATATCTTGGCCCTAATCCAATCCAAAACCTCATCTTCTCGATCCTCGTGTTTGTTGAATTCTAAGCGTGGGTGCACCTCTTCTGTACAAGAGTCGAAATCGGCCCCCTCTGAGAGGGTCTCGGAGATCGTCGACGAGCTCATGGGCCTCACACTGCTCGAAGTTTCGGACCTCGTGGAGGTTCTGCGCGAGAAGTTGGGCGTCACTGAGATGCCGACGATGATGGTGATGATGCCCGGGATGGTGCCTGGGGCTTTAAAGGGCGCGGCGGGAAAGGGCGGTGCGACGCCGAAGGCGGAGGAGAAGGCAGAGAAGACGGTGTTCGATGTGAAGCTCGAAGGGTTCGAAGCCGCGGCGAAGATCAAAGTGATTAAGGAGGTGAGGACGTTTACCGACTTGGGGTTGAAGGAGGCGAAGGATTTGGTGGAGAAGTCACCGACGCTGTTGAAAAAGGGGGTGACCAAGGACGAGGCCGAGAAGATTATTGCGAAGTTAAAGGAGATCGGCGCCAAAGTTTCGATGGAATGA
- the LOC121261587 gene encoding epoxide hydrolase A-like produces MSEVNHQRIKTNGIWMHIAELGTGPLVLLLHGFPEIWYSWRHQITFLAKHGYHVVAPDLRGYGDSDCPLSPNSYTVIHLVGDLIGLLDHFGEQQAFVVGHDWGAIAGWHLSLLRPDRVKGLVTLSAPYFQRSPSYGVVEHFRKMFGDGCYICQFQEPGRAERAFARYDYLTVMKKFLCLTKTDYLVAPLGMEIVDYLETPSMLPKWITEEELQVYADKFQESGFTGPLNYYRAMNLNWELLATWHGSKITVPTKFIVGDKDIGFESIGTREYVTGDAFKRLVPDLDVVILDGHHFIQQEKAQEVSDEILSFLCKFTTV; encoded by the exons ATGAGTGAGGTGAATCACCAAAGGATCAAAACCAATGGAATATGGATGCACATAGCAGAGCTAGGGACAGGGCCACTAGTGCTCCTTCTTCATGGATTCCCAGAAATTTGGTATTCATGGCGCCATCAAATTACCTTTTTGGCCAAACATGGTTATCATGTGGTGGCTCCTGACTTGAGAGGTTATGGTGACTCTGATTGCCCTCTGAGTCCGAATTCCTACACAGTAATACATCTTGTGGGTGACCTCATAGGACTTCTTGACCATTTTGGTGAACAACAG gcATTTGTGGTGGGACATGACTGGGGAGCAATTGCCGGGTGGCATCTGAGCTTGTTAAGGCCTGACAGAGTCAAGGGGCTAGTTACTCTATCTGCTCCATACTTCCAAAGATCTCCAAGTTATGGAGTTGTTGAACATTTCAGAAAAATGTTCGGAGATGGGTGTTACATCTGTCAGTTTCAG GAACCAGGAAGAGCAGAAAGAGCTTTTGCAAGGTATGATTATTTGACAGTGATGAAGAAGTTTCTGTGCCTAACTAAGACAGACTACCTGGTCGCTCCTCTGGGTATGGAGATCGTTGATTATCTGGAGACACCATCGATGTTGCCAAAATGGATTACTGAAGAGGAACTCCAGGTCTATGCAGACAAGTTCCAGGAATCTGGCTTCACTGGTCCTCTCAATTATTATCGTGCTATGAACCT GAACTGGGAGCTTCTGGCAACATGGCATGGATCAAAGATTACTGTTCCAACAAAATTCATAGTAGGTGATAAAGATATCGGTTTCGAATCCATTGGTACAAGGGAATATGTGACGGGGGATGCTTTCAAGAGACTTGTCCCTGACCTCGATGTTGTTATTCTTGATGGTCACCATTTTATACAACAGGAGAAAGCTCAAGAAGTCTCGGACGAAATTTTGTCCTTCCTTTGCAAATTTACTACGGTTTAA